In one Agrobacterium tumefaciens genomic region, the following are encoded:
- a CDS encoding hemin ABC transporter substrate-binding protein: MLNFRLRPFVFAALVPAVIAVAAPGAQASDKGNPEAKRIVAVGGTVTEILYALGAEDRIVARDSTSSYPADALSKPDIGYMRALSSEGILSQKPDLILSEDGSGPADVIAILKASAVPFVTVDTPPSGEAIAKKIEDVGLAVGLSDKAKALAAETKAGLDALAKDVSAVPEKNRKRVLFVLSSAGGRIMAAGKDTEAAAIIEMAGGINAAQEISGYKPLTDEAVIASAPDVVLTMARGDHAAKAAEIFALPAFQSTPAAASKALISMDGLYLIGFGPRTPAAGRELANKLYPEAVKP; encoded by the coding sequence ATGTTGAACTTTCGCCTTCGTCCGTTCGTTTTCGCCGCCCTCGTGCCTGCCGTGATCGCGGTTGCCGCGCCCGGTGCGCAGGCCTCCGACAAGGGCAATCCGGAGGCGAAACGCATCGTTGCCGTCGGTGGCACGGTGACGGAAATTCTCTATGCTCTCGGCGCTGAAGACCGCATCGTTGCGCGCGACAGCACCAGCAGCTATCCGGCGGATGCGCTTTCGAAGCCGGATATCGGCTATATGCGGGCGCTGTCGTCGGAGGGCATTCTGTCGCAGAAGCCCGATCTCATCCTGTCGGAAGACGGTTCCGGCCCGGCGGATGTCATCGCCATCCTCAAGGCCAGCGCGGTGCCTTTCGTCACCGTTGATACCCCGCCGAGCGGCGAGGCTATTGCGAAGAAGATCGAGGATGTAGGTCTGGCGGTCGGTCTTTCCGACAAGGCGAAGGCGCTGGCCGCCGAGACCAAAGCCGGGCTGGACGCGCTGGCCAAGGATGTGTCGGCCGTGCCTGAAAAGAACAGGAAGCGTGTGCTCTTCGTGCTCTCCAGCGCCGGCGGCCGCATCATGGCGGCGGGCAAGGACACCGAAGCAGCCGCAATCATCGAGATGGCCGGTGGCATCAATGCCGCGCAGGAAATCAGCGGTTACAAGCCGCTCACGGATGAGGCAGTCATTGCCTCAGCACCGGATGTGGTGTTGACCATGGCGCGTGGCGACCATGCCGCCAAGGCGGCCGAGATTTTCGCACTTCCCGCCTTCCAGTCCACGCCGGCTGCTGCAAGCAAGGCACTCATCAGCATGGACGGGCTTTATCTCATCGGTTTCGGCCCACGCACCCCGGCCGCCGGCCGTGAACTGGCAAACAAGCTCTACCCGGAGGCGGTGAAGCCGTGA
- the hutX gene encoding heme utilization cystosolic carrier protein HutX: protein MSIAAQKNDDDRQARAAAALAEKPDGIVEAIAAKAEVTPAEILAILPEGAAVSAPADRFDAIWNEMRGWGEVLMIVQTGDIVLEVPGDLPEGSESHGWFNIHGDSPIGGHIKKDNCAGITFVDRGFHGRRSCSVWFMNAAGGAMFKIFVRRDENKELRVEQLAKFEALRDGLRG, encoded by the coding sequence ATGAGCATCGCAGCCCAAAAGAACGATGATGACAGGCAGGCCCGCGCCGCTGCGGCGCTCGCCGAAAAGCCTGATGGTATCGTGGAAGCCATCGCCGCCAAGGCCGAGGTGACGCCTGCCGAGATTCTGGCGATCCTGCCCGAGGGTGCGGCCGTTTCCGCGCCCGCCGACCGCTTCGACGCGATCTGGAACGAGATGCGCGGTTGGGGCGAAGTCCTGATGATCGTCCAGACCGGCGATATCGTGCTGGAAGTGCCGGGCGACCTGCCGGAAGGCAGCGAAAGCCACGGCTGGTTCAACATCCATGGCGACAGCCCCATCGGCGGTCACATCAAGAAGGACAATTGCGCCGGCATTACCTTCGTCGATCGCGGTTTCCACGGCCGGCGCTCCTGTTCCGTCTGGTTCATGAATGCCGCGGGCGGCGCCATGTTCAAGATTTTCGTCCGCCGTGACGAGAACAAGGAATTGCGGGTCGAACAGCTGGCGAAGTTCGAAGCGCTGCGGGACGGTTTGCGCGGCTGA
- a CDS encoding DUF454 domain-containing protein has protein sequence MRLLYLCLGWLMVATGIVGAFLPVLPTTPFLLLALWCFSRSSPKLEAWLLAHPRFGPSLRRWRERGAIARKAKIAALSAMSVSYAAFWFLSDPPLLRAAIVAAVMLGSALFIVTRPES, from the coding sequence ATGCGCCTTCTTTACCTCTGTCTTGGCTGGCTTATGGTCGCGACCGGCATCGTCGGCGCGTTTCTTCCCGTTTTGCCAACCACGCCGTTCCTGCTTCTGGCGCTCTGGTGCTTTTCCCGCTCTTCGCCGAAACTGGAGGCATGGCTTCTGGCCCATCCCAGATTTGGCCCCTCGCTTCGCCGCTGGCGCGAGCGCGGCGCAATCGCCCGCAAGGCGAAGATCGCCGCACTCTCGGCAATGTCGGTGAGTTATGCCGCCTTCTGGTTCCTGAGCGACCCGCCGCTTCTGCGCGCAGCCATCGTTGCCGCCGTCATGCTGGGTTCCGCACTCTTCATCGTCACCCGGCCGGAAAGCTGA
- a CDS encoding lactoylglutathione lyase has product MAKLIHSMVRVLDEKRSVEFYTQAFGLEVAERAEFENFTLIYLSNAEGDFELELTVNRGREVPYALGDGYGHLAVSVADVDGEHQRFIELGLSPGKIIEADYKGQPFAKYFFICDPDGYKIEVLQRGNRFK; this is encoded by the coding sequence ATGGCCAAGTTGATCCACTCGATGGTCCGGGTGCTGGACGAAAAGCGTTCGGTGGAATTTTACACGCAGGCTTTTGGGCTCGAGGTTGCGGAACGCGCCGAGTTCGAAAACTTCACGCTGATCTATCTCAGCAATGCCGAAGGCGATTTCGAGCTGGAACTGACCGTCAACCGTGGTCGCGAAGTGCCCTATGCGCTGGGCGACGGCTATGGCCATCTCGCTGTCAGCGTTGCCGATGTGGATGGTGAGCATCAGCGTTTCATCGAGCTTGGCCTGTCTCCCGGCAAGATCATCGAAGCCGATTATAAGGGCCAGCCTTTCGCGAAATATTTCTTCATTTGCGATCCCGACGGCTACAAGATCGAAGTGCTGCAGCGCGGCAACCGGTTCAAATAA
- a CDS encoding ring-cleaving dioxygenase yields the protein MLNQIKGLHHVTSMAASARQNNGFFTDTLGLRRVKKTVNFDAPDVYHLYYGDELGTPGSVMTYFPFPHIARGRPGTGEVGTTLFSVPEGSLGYWQERLSKAGVDGLKADEAFGDKRLHFAGPDGDGFALVEVRDDSRAQWIGNGVGADQAIHGFQGASLRLRDEGATAELLKFMGYQEVDRQHGVLRLGIPGGNGADFIDIETMPNISGARLGAGSVHHIAFAVENREKQLEVRKALMDTGYQVTPVIDRDYFWAIYFRTPGGVLFEVATNEPGFDRDEDTAHLGEALKLPTQHAHLRSVLEKQLEPLGDEKAV from the coding sequence ATGCTGAACCAGATCAAGGGCCTGCACCACGTCACCTCCATGGCGGCGAGCGCAAGGCAGAACAATGGCTTCTTCACCGATACGCTCGGGCTGCGCCGGGTGAAGAAGACCGTCAATTTCGACGCGCCTGACGTCTATCATCTTTATTATGGCGATGAGCTCGGCACGCCCGGCTCCGTCATGACCTATTTCCCGTTCCCGCACATCGCCCGTGGCCGTCCCGGCACCGGTGAAGTGGGCACCACGCTGTTTTCCGTCCCGGAAGGATCGCTCGGCTACTGGCAGGAGCGTCTTTCGAAGGCCGGCGTGGATGGCCTGAAGGCCGATGAGGCCTTCGGCGACAAGCGCCTGCATTTTGCCGGCCCGGATGGAGACGGTTTTGCGCTGGTCGAAGTCAGGGACGACAGCCGTGCGCAATGGATCGGCAATGGCGTCGGTGCGGATCAGGCGATCCATGGTTTTCAGGGGGCCTCGCTGCGACTTCGCGATGAAGGAGCAACGGCCGAGCTTTTGAAATTCATGGGCTATCAGGAAGTGGATCGTCAGCACGGCGTTCTGCGCCTCGGTATTCCCGGCGGCAACGGTGCTGACTTTATCGACATCGAAACCATGCCGAATATTTCCGGCGCACGCCTGGGTGCGGGGTCCGTGCACCACATCGCCTTTGCGGTCGAAAACCGTGAAAAGCAGCTAGAAGTGCGCAAGGCGCTGATGGATACGGGCTATCAGGTGACGCCGGTGATCGACCGCGATTATTTCTGGGCGATCTATTTCCGCACGCCGGGCGGCGTGCTGTTCGAGGTGGCGACCAACGAGCCCGGTTTCGACCGGGACGAGGACACCGCCCATCTCGGCGAAGCGCTGAAGCTGCCGACCCAGCATGCGCATCTGCGCTCCGTGCTGGAAAAGCAGCTGGAGCCGCTGGGGGATGAGAAGGCGGTTTGA
- a CDS encoding siderophore-interacting protein — protein MPVSLLSAETSVSLPDPASIVDAFEDHFSEHMEMEREGTTVRFKAEYGHGSFSAEGGRFAARVSCVSEHILMSVKAMVAEHIVEFSGKTGLDFRWSGHGAYQRELPNLFVGKVARAYNLTPHMRRLVVSVESGIERLVTGGMHVRLLLVPDQARAPVWPYLAPTGAIVWPAGDDLLTRRVYTIRSGDVGRGEVDIDFVMHEGDDMPGANFGATAKPGDVLGIIGPSGTCPEADRYVFAGDETALPVMLRMAAEMPAGKKLSVYAEIDDEAERQEIVSAADVEWTWLYRRGKSAGTAGLIEQALRSHAWTGEHEGLHVFVACEKSEARAAKSFLTDEIAFPKASLRAVGYWTMGLADDH, from the coding sequence ATGCCCGTGTCTCTTCTGTCTGCCGAAACTTCTGTCTCGCTGCCCGATCCCGCGTCGATCGTCGATGCTTTCGAGGATCATTTCTCCGAACATATGGAGATGGAGCGGGAAGGGACGACGGTGCGTTTCAAGGCGGAATACGGCCATGGCAGCTTCAGTGCCGAAGGCGGCCGGTTTGCCGCCCGGGTCAGCTGCGTTTCCGAACATATATTGATGTCGGTGAAGGCCATGGTGGCCGAGCATATTGTCGAATTTTCCGGCAAGACGGGGCTCGATTTCCGCTGGAGCGGCCACGGCGCCTATCAGCGCGAGCTGCCCAATCTTTTCGTCGGCAAGGTTGCCCGTGCCTATAATCTGACGCCGCATATGCGCCGGCTCGTGGTTTCCGTTGAAAGCGGCATTGAAAGGCTCGTCACCGGCGGCATGCATGTCCGCCTGCTGCTGGTGCCGGATCAGGCCCGTGCACCGGTCTGGCCTTATCTCGCCCCCACCGGCGCCATCGTCTGGCCGGCGGGTGACGATCTGCTGACACGGCGCGTCTATACCATTCGCTCCGGAGACGTCGGTCGCGGCGAGGTGGATATCGATTTCGTCATGCATGAGGGCGATGACATGCCGGGCGCAAATTTCGGCGCCACGGCAAAGCCGGGCGACGTTCTCGGCATCATCGGCCCGAGCGGCACTTGCCCGGAGGCGGACCGTTATGTCTTTGCCGGTGACGAGACAGCGCTGCCGGTGATGCTGCGCATGGCGGCGGAAATGCCGGCCGGCAAAAAGCTCAGCGTTTACGCTGAAATCGACGATGAGGCGGAACGGCAGGAGATCGTCTCAGCCGCCGATGTCGAATGGACATGGCTTTACCGTCGCGGCAAGTCCGCCGGCACCGCCGGCCTGATCGAACAGGCGCTGCGCAGCCATGCATGGACGGGTGAACACGAAGGCCTGCATGTCTTCGTCGCCTGCGAGAAATCCGAGGCGAGGGCGGCGAAATCCTTCCTCACCGACGAGATCGCCTTTCCCAAGGCATCGCTGCGCGCGGTCGGCTACTGGACCATGGGCCTTGCCGACGATCATTGA
- a CDS encoding heme ABC transporter ATP-binding protein — translation MIRAENLTLIRSGRRLLDAVNVDLKPGKVNVIIGPNGAGKSTLMKVLSGEMRAEAGSVTYNDIALPLFTPVQLARLRAVLPQNTQLAFPFTALEIVRMGAVAQGSRAPEEQARRALTKAGLRGFEQRSYNMLSGGEQQRVQFARALAQVPHPVENGEVRALFLDEPTASLDIGHQIAVLETARDFAAGGGLVLAILHDLNLAAEFADQLIVMHGGRVTASGPSLETISDETIARVYGIGGVVGRLPARHIPYVLPQSRHR, via the coding sequence ATGATCCGGGCCGAAAACCTCACCCTCATCCGTTCCGGCCGCCGCCTGCTCGACGCTGTTAACGTCGATCTGAAGCCAGGCAAGGTCAATGTCATCATCGGTCCGAACGGCGCCGGAAAATCGACGCTGATGAAGGTTCTCTCAGGCGAGATGCGGGCCGAGGCCGGGTCGGTGACCTATAATGACATCGCCCTTCCCTTGTTCACACCGGTTCAGCTTGCGCGCCTCAGGGCCGTGCTGCCGCAGAATACCCAGCTTGCCTTTCCCTTCACCGCGCTCGAAATCGTGCGCATGGGCGCTGTTGCACAAGGGTCGCGTGCGCCGGAAGAGCAGGCCCGCCGGGCGCTCACCAAGGCCGGGCTTCGCGGGTTCGAGCAGCGTTCCTATAACATGCTGTCGGGCGGCGAGCAGCAGCGGGTGCAATTTGCCCGGGCGCTGGCGCAGGTGCCGCATCCCGTGGAAAACGGCGAGGTGAGAGCGCTGTTTCTGGATGAGCCGACGGCCAGTCTCGATATTGGCCACCAGATAGCGGTGCTGGAAACGGCGCGCGATTTCGCCGCTGGCGGCGGTTTGGTGCTTGCCATCCTGCACGATCTCAACCTTGCGGCGGAATTTGCCGATCAACTTATCGTCATGCATGGCGGCCGGGTGACGGCGAGTGGGCCGTCGCTGGAAACGATCAGCGACGAGACGATCGCAAGGGTCTATGGCATTGGCGGCGTCGTTGGCCGGCTGCCGGCACGGCATATTCCTTACGTGCTGCCGCAATCGCGACACCGCTGA
- a CDS encoding iron ABC transporter permease encodes MSLAVLSSTEGAAPGDRSRQGAITLAVLVGILLFACGVSLVSGPTGVGISELWAYLTGGAAELDARDRVILEAVRLPRTALGMLIGAGLGVSGAMMQGLFRNPLADPGIVGVTSGAALFAVAAISLGEGALATVAVFFGPHFLPLMAFLGGLLNTWVLYLIATKDGATSTTTLILAGIAVAAISGALTGLMIFVADDRALRDITFWSLGSLGGATPAKVLATLPFIVVVLAIIPFVARGLDALILGDAAAFHMGIPVQRLKRVVILAVAAACGASVAAAGSIGFVGIVVPHLLRLAIGPSHRFLLPASALGGAALLLLADSFARTVASPAELPIGVVTALIGAPVFLFLLLGRGSFSMRNMP; translated from the coding sequence GTGAGCCTCGCCGTCTTGAGTTCCACCGAAGGCGCCGCACCGGGTGACAGGTCCCGTCAGGGTGCCATCACCCTCGCGGTGCTTGTCGGCATCCTGCTGTTTGCCTGTGGTGTGTCGCTTGTCAGCGGCCCCACGGGTGTCGGCATTTCTGAACTCTGGGCTTATCTTACCGGCGGTGCTGCGGAACTCGATGCGCGCGACAGGGTCATTCTCGAGGCGGTGCGCCTGCCGCGCACGGCGCTCGGCATGTTGATCGGCGCGGGGCTTGGCGTCTCGGGCGCGATGATGCAGGGGCTGTTCCGCAATCCGCTTGCCGATCCCGGCATTGTCGGCGTCACTTCGGGTGCCGCGCTGTTTGCGGTTGCGGCCATTTCTCTCGGGGAAGGCGCGCTTGCCACGGTCGCCGTGTTTTTCGGACCGCATTTCCTGCCGCTGATGGCGTTTCTCGGCGGGCTTTTGAACACCTGGGTGCTTTATCTCATCGCCACGAAGGACGGGGCGACCTCCACCACCACGCTCATTCTGGCTGGTATCGCGGTGGCGGCAATCAGCGGTGCGCTGACTGGCCTGATGATCTTCGTGGCCGACGACCGGGCGCTGCGCGACATCACCTTCTGGTCGCTCGGTTCGCTCGGCGGGGCCACACCCGCCAAGGTGCTTGCCACCCTGCCGTTCATCGTCGTCGTGCTCGCCATCATTCCCTTCGTCGCCAGGGGGCTGGATGCGCTGATCCTGGGCGATGCCGCCGCCTTTCACATGGGCATTCCCGTGCAGCGGCTGAAGCGGGTCGTCATTCTGGCCGTTGCCGCCGCCTGCGGGGCAAGCGTGGCGGCTGCCGGTTCCATCGGTTTTGTCGGCATCGTCGTGCCGCATCTGCTGCGGCTCGCCATCGGCCCGTCGCATCGATTCCTGCTGCCCGCCTCCGCACTTGGCGGTGCGGCACTTCTGCTTCTGGCCGATAGTTTCGCCCGCACCGTCGCGTCACCAGCGGAATTGCCCATCGGCGTCGTCACGGCGCTCATCGGGGCGCCGGTCTTCCTGTTCCTGCTGCTTGGCCGCGGCAGCTTTTCCATGCGGAACATGCCATGA
- a CDS encoding antibiotic biosynthesis monooxygenase, which translates to MFIAMNRFRVVPGYEETFESIWRERKSHLSELQGYIEFHMLKGPKADDHTLYASHTVWATKDDFLAWTKSEQFRAAHAKAGENRGKVEYLSGPHFEGFDVIIHEDKNGERRSIAA; encoded by the coding sequence ATGTTTATCGCAATGAACCGTTTTCGTGTCGTGCCGGGTTACGAGGAAACCTTCGAATCCATCTGGCGCGAGCGCAAATCGCACCTCAGCGAATTGCAGGGCTATATTGAATTCCACATGCTGAAAGGCCCGAAGGCGGATGACCACACGCTTTATGCCTCGCACACCGTCTGGGCCACCAAGGACGATTTCCTCGCCTGGACGAAATCCGAACAGTTCCGCGCCGCCCACGCCAAGGCCGGCGAAAACCGCGGCAAGGTGGAATATCTCTCCGGTCCACATTTTGAAGGCTTTGACGTCATCATCCACGAAGACAAGAATGGCGAACGCCGTTCGATTGCCGCCTGA
- a CDS encoding alpha/beta hydrolase: MTKDSYFHKSRAGSAGAPLFVLLHGTGGDENQFFDFGSRLLPEATILSPVGDVSEHGAARFFRRTGEGVYDMADLQRATGKMADFIRANRDHYQAGPIIGLGFSNGANILANVLIEQPELFDAAVLMHPLIPFEPKISPANSTRRVLITAGERDPICPVPLTKALETSLQAQGGTVETVWHPGGHEIRSGEIDAVRGFLAAYGK, translated from the coding sequence ATGACCAAGGACAGCTATTTCCACAAATCCCGCGCCGGTTCTGCCGGTGCTCCGCTTTTCGTTTTGCTGCACGGCACCGGCGGCGATGAGAACCAGTTTTTCGATTTCGGCTCCCGCCTGCTGCCTGAGGCTACCATTCTCTCGCCCGTTGGCGATGTTTCCGAACATGGCGCGGCGCGGTTTTTCCGGCGTACGGGCGAGGGCGTCTACGACATGGCCGACCTTCAACGGGCAACCGGCAAGATGGCGGATTTCATCAGGGCGAACCGGGACCATTATCAGGCCGGCCCGATCATCGGTCTCGGCTTTTCCAATGGTGCGAATATTCTCGCCAATGTGCTGATCGAACAGCCCGAGCTTTTCGATGCCGCGGTGCTGATGCATCCGCTCATCCCGTTCGAGCCGAAGATCTCCCCCGCCAATTCAACGCGCCGGGTGCTTATCACGGCGGGTGAGCGCGATCCGATCTGCCCGGTGCCGCTGACGAAGGCGCTGGAAACGAGCCTTCAGGCGCAGGGCGGCACGGTGGAAACCGTGTGGCATCCGGGCGGGCATGAAATCCGCTCGGGCGAGATCGATGCGGTCAGGGGGTTTCTGGCGGCTTATGGGAAATAA
- a CDS encoding transglutaminase, which translates to MLKKIIAAAICGIAIASMSTHADAAGAAGFARGFAAVEKSAVTQIGVSAPGGFDGCVLSAGQCVSTIAAPLTGERREELLRVNRDVNATMGALDDYFSGFGAGVPATPSLSAEDCGDCAAIKRTALAGAGWSSAALRLAFALNDDGSLEKVLIVTTDKGDIVLGNAVFSPAERETAL; encoded by the coding sequence ATGCTGAAGAAGATTATTGCTGCCGCCATCTGCGGAATTGCCATTGCTTCCATGTCCACCCATGCCGATGCGGCCGGTGCCGCCGGTTTTGCCCGTGGTTTTGCCGCTGTCGAGAAGAGCGCGGTGACGCAGATCGGTGTTTCGGCTCCGGGCGGTTTTGATGGCTGCGTTCTTTCCGCCGGCCAATGTGTGTCGACGATCGCCGCGCCGCTGACCGGCGAGCGCCGTGAAGAACTGCTGCGCGTCAACCGCGATGTAAACGCCACCATGGGCGCGCTTGATGATTATTTCTCCGGTTTCGGAGCCGGTGTCCCGGCAACGCCGTCGCTGAGCGCTGAGGATTGTGGCGATTGCGCCGCCATCAAGCGCACGGCCCTTGCCGGTGCCGGCTGGTCTTCCGCAGCGCTGCGCCTTGCCTTCGCCCTGAATGATGACGGATCGCTCGAAAAAGTGCTGATCGTCACCACCGACAAGGGCGATATCGTGCTTGGCAACGCCGTCTTTTCTCCGGCTGAGCGCGAAACCGCGCTTTAA
- a CDS encoding adenylosuccinate synthase, with the protein MTNVVVVGSQWGDEGKGKIVDWLSERADVVVRYQGGHNAGHTLVIDGVSYKLSLLPSGVVRPGKLAVIGNGVVVDPHALIAEIGRLEVQGVKVTPENLRIADNATLILSLHRELDGMREDAASNSGTKIGTTRRGIGPAYEDKVGRRAIRVMDLADMEALSVKVDRILTHHNALRRGFGAAEVSHETIMEELGSIAERILPFSETVWLLLDKKRRAGARILFEGAQGSLLDIDHGTYPYVTSSNTVAGQAAAGSGMGPGSLGYILGITKAYTTRVGEGPFPTELNDEIGQFLGEKGHEFGTVTGRKRRCGWFDAALVRQSVATNGITGIALTKLDVLDGLDELKICVGYKLDGQEIDHLPASQGAQARVEPIYVTLEGWKESTVGARKWADLPAQAIKYVRQVEELIGAPVALLSTSPERDDTILVTDPFED; encoded by the coding sequence ATGACGAATGTTGTGGTGGTCGGCTCGCAGTGGGGCGACGAAGGCAAAGGCAAGATTGTCGACTGGCTGTCCGAGCGGGCAGATGTCGTCGTGCGGTATCAGGGCGGCCATAATGCCGGCCATACGCTTGTCATCGACGGTGTCAGCTACAAGCTTTCGCTTCTGCCGTCCGGCGTTGTGCGTCCCGGCAAGCTCGCCGTCATCGGCAATGGCGTCGTGGTCGATCCGCATGCGCTGATCGCCGAAATCGGCCGTCTGGAAGTTCAGGGCGTCAAGGTCACGCCGGAAAACCTGCGTATTGCCGATAATGCCACGCTCATTCTTTCGCTCCACCGCGAGCTGGACGGTATGCGCGAAGACGCTGCCTCCAACAGCGGCACCAAGATCGGCACCACGCGTCGCGGCATCGGCCCGGCTTACGAAGACAAGGTCGGTCGTCGCGCCATCCGTGTGATGGATCTCGCCGACATGGAAGCGCTTTCGGTCAAGGTTGATCGCATCCTGACGCATCATAATGCGCTTCGCCGCGGTTTCGGCGCGGCCGAAGTCTCGCATGAGACGATCATGGAAGAGCTGGGCTCGATTGCCGAGCGCATCCTGCCCTTCAGCGAAACCGTCTGGCTGCTGCTCGACAAGAAGCGCCGCGCCGGTGCGCGCATCCTGTTCGAAGGTGCGCAGGGCTCGCTGCTCGATATCGACCACGGCACTTATCCCTATGTGACCTCGTCCAACACGGTCGCCGGCCAGGCCGCTGCCGGTTCGGGCATGGGTCCGGGTTCGCTGGGTTATATTCTCGGCATCACCAAGGCTTACACCACCCGCGTCGGCGAAGGTCCGTTCCCGACCGAGCTGAATGACGAGATCGGCCAGTTCCTGGGCGAAAAGGGTCATGAATTCGGCACCGTCACCGGCCGCAAGCGCCGTTGCGGCTGGTTTGATGCGGCACTGGTGCGCCAGTCGGTCGCCACCAATGGCATCACCGGCATTGCGCTCACCAAGCTCGACGTTCTTGACGGTCTCGACGAACTGAAAATCTGCGTCGGCTACAAGCTTGACGGGCAGGAAATCGACCATCTTCCGGCAAGCCAGGGCGCGCAGGCGCGGGTCGAGCCGATCTACGTCACACTGGAAGGCTGGAAAGAATCCACCGTCGGTGCCCGAAAATGGGCGGATTTGCCTGCTCAGGCAATCAAATATGTCCGTCAGGTCGAGGAATTGATCGGGGCGCCTGTCGCGCTTCTGTCGACAAGTCCGGAGCGTGACGACACCATACTTGTGACTGATCCGTTTGAGGATTAA
- a CDS encoding DMT family transporter has product MPSKAYIALIIATLCWGGNTVAGKLAVGHISPMAFTFLRWVLAVAIIFAISVPQLIRDWPVVKKRLPYFFVLGSVGYTAFNVFLYTALQHTSAINAAVIQAGIPMVIFVLNFILFRTRVLFGQIAGFCLTIAGVALLASHGDPVSLLQLEMNAGDAIMLLAVLVYAIYTVILRWKPAVDWRTLMAIPAFFALLTSVPLVFWEMSRNSVVWPDQKGWVLVVYAAIFASLIAQILYIKGVEQIGANRAGLFINLVPVFGTLLSVVVLSETLHTYQIAALVMALAGIAVAERKKSPAP; this is encoded by the coding sequence GTGCCTTCGAAAGCCTACATCGCCCTCATCATCGCCACGCTCTGCTGGGGCGGCAACACCGTTGCCGGAAAGCTGGCCGTCGGCCACATCAGCCCCATGGCCTTCACCTTCCTGCGCTGGGTTTTGGCCGTCGCCATCATCTTCGCCATTTCCGTGCCGCAGCTGATCAGGGACTGGCCGGTGGTGAAAAAGCGCCTGCCCTATTTCTTCGTGCTCGGCAGCGTTGGTTACACCGCCTTCAACGTCTTTCTCTACACGGCCCTGCAACACACCTCCGCCATCAATGCCGCCGTCATCCAGGCCGGCATTCCCATGGTCATCTTCGTGCTGAACTTCATCCTGTTCCGCACCCGCGTGCTGTTCGGCCAGATCGCCGGTTTCTGCCTCACCATCGCCGGTGTAGCGCTTCTCGCCTCCCATGGCGATCCGGTTTCGCTACTGCAGCTGGAAATGAACGCCGGCGACGCCATCATGCTTCTGGCCGTGCTGGTCTATGCCATCTACACCGTCATCCTGCGCTGGAAACCCGCCGTCGACTGGCGCACGCTGATGGCGATACCCGCCTTTTTCGCGCTCCTCACCTCGGTGCCGCTGGTCTTCTGGGAAATGTCGCGAAACAGCGTTGTCTGGCCGGATCAGAAGGGCTGGGTGCTGGTGGTCTATGCCGCCATTTTTGCGTCGCTCATCGCGCAGATCCTGTACATCAAGGGCGTGGAACAGATCGGCGCCAACCGCGCCGGCCTCTTCATCAACCTCGTGCCCGTTTTCGGCACGCTTTTGTCCGTTGTGGTGCTCAGCGAAACCCTGCACACCTACCAGATCGCAGCGCTGGTCATGGCGCTGGCGGGCATTGCCGTTGCCGAACGAAAAAAATCGCCGGCTCCCTGA
- the ung gene encoding uracil-DNA glycosylase: MAEAGVKLEDSWKRVLSTEFASPYMLKLKDFLLAEKTAGKRIFPKGAEYFRALDLTPLDQVKVVILGQDPYHGHGQAHGLCFSVQPGVRIPPSLVNIYKELQADLGIRPVNHGFLESWAKQGVLLLNSVLTVEESRAASHQGQGWEKFTDAVIRAVNDECDHVVFLLWGSYAQKKAAFVDQRKHLVLRSPHPSPLSAHNGFFGNGHFSKANAFLVSNGRQPIDWQLPETA; this comes from the coding sequence ATGGCAGAGGCAGGCGTCAAACTCGAAGATAGCTGGAAACGCGTTCTTTCCACCGAATTCGCCAGCCCCTACATGCTCAAGCTGAAAGATTTCCTGCTTGCCGAAAAAACCGCCGGCAAGCGCATCTTTCCCAAGGGCGCGGAATATTTCCGGGCGCTGGATCTGACGCCGCTGGACCAGGTCAAGGTCGTCATTCTGGGGCAGGACCCCTATCACGGGCACGGGCAGGCGCATGGCTTGTGTTTTTCCGTCCAGCCCGGCGTGCGCATTCCGCCCTCGCTCGTCAATATCTACAAGGAATTGCAGGCCGACCTTGGCATCCGGCCGGTCAATCACGGCTTTCTGGAAAGCTGGGCGAAACAGGGCGTGCTGCTGCTCAACAGCGTGCTGACGGTGGAAGAATCACGCGCTGCCTCGCATCAGGGGCAGGGCTGGGAAAAATTCACCGATGCCGTCATCCGCGCCGTCAACGACGAATGCGACCATGTGGTGTTCCTGCTCTGGGGTTCCTATGCCCAGAAGAAGGCGGCCTTCGTGGATCAGCGCAAGCATCTCGTGCTGCGCTCGCCGCACCCGTCACCGCTTTCGGCCCATAACGGCTTTTTCGGCAACGGCCATTTTTCCAAGGCAAACGCCTTTCTCGTCTCCAATGGCCGTCAGCCGATCGACTGGCAATTGCCGGAAACGGCTTAA